The genomic window AGTTTGGGCTGCGCTAGCTTGTTGCAGTGCGCTGAACAGCTTGTCTTTCAACTGGCTGTAGTCCCGTCGTCCGGTAAATATTTGAATGCAGCAGTGGAAATCCCAACCGCCTAAATGCAGCACAGCAAAGACTAAGTTTTCGCTTTCCCAGGTAATGTCAGAGACTAGCTTTAAATGACCAACTGCTAAAGTCAACGATCCCATCCGTTGCAATTGGTAGTCTATTTCATTGACGGTGTAGCAATAAACGTGCTTTTGGTGATTACCGGGGGATGATCCCTGACCATTAAATATAGATGTAATGGCGTAATGGGCAGCTACTTGTTTAAAACTAATTTGAGCAGTTTGTACTAGTTGGCGATATACTTCTCCGCCATGTCTAAAAGTATCAACATTACTGGGGGCTAAACCCAGGCGTTTGAGGAAACCTTTTTCTAGTTGCACACCAGCGACATCTCCCGCCAGTTCCAAAGCGCGGGAGGCGTAACGGAGAATCTGAGTTCCTTCTGGGCGGGAAAGTTCTTCAAAAAACCAGCCGCAACTGGTGAACATAAATAAAGCATGACGCTGCATTTCTAATAAGCGCAAAGCGTCTACCTGTTCGGCGGCGGTGAGTTTGTGGGTTTGATGACGAGCCAGAAAACGGCTAACATTGCTAGCAGAGCGATCGCGGATGACATTAATATATTCATCTCTTGCTAGCCAGGGATCACGGAATAATTGTTTCCCAGATTCTTCGTAAACTGCAATTAACTGATCCCGCAGCCAATTTAAAGCATTCCGCAACGGCCGCCGCCATTTTTGATGCCAGATACCGCCTTCACCACCGCAACCACAATCATCTTGCCATCTGTCTACACCGTGGGCGCAACTCCATGCAGTCACGGATTTTAACTCAACTTCCCATCTGGGTGAATTTAAGCTGAGGTAATGCGCGAAGTTTGTCACCGTCCAATCATTTTTGGGAAACTCTTCGATAAAAGCGTAGGCGATGGTTTTTTCTGTTCCCTTTTTATGGTGTCCGAAGGTTTCCCCATCTGTAGCCACAGAAATTAATTGTGACTGACGGTGATCCCCGCGCACAGCTGAACCAATGCGTCCAGCAAAGTGGTGAGAATTATAGACGACATCACTAAAACCCATATCCCGTGAAATGGGGCCGTCGTAGAAGAAAATATCAATATATGGGCATTGGGCAGTGGGAATTGGTAATTGGTCATTGAGATTGCCCTTTCCCCGATCCCCGCGCAAATAACAACGATAGGGACGGGTGGAATCAATCTGACTACCGCCAACTTCGTGCCATTCTGGTTGGGGATCATCTTCTGATGGGAAGGGACGACAACGCAGGGCTTGGGATGGTGCGAGGACAATAAAGCGAATACCTTCAGTCACCAAAGCTTCTAAGGTTGCGTAGTCTACGGCGGTTTCCGCTAACCACATCCCTTCGGGATCACGACCAAAGCGGGAACGGAAGTCTGCTTTCCCCCAGCGAATTTGGGTATATTTATCCTGTTCGTTTGCCAGGGGCATGATGATGTGATTATATACTTGCGCGATCGCGTTCCCGTGACCATGCAATCGCTGACAACTTTTTGCGTCCGCCTCTAAAATTCGTTGATAAACCTCCATATCATGGCGTTCTAGCCACGACATCAGAGTCGGGCCAATATTAAAGCTCATATATTCGTAATTATTGACGATCCCCGTCACTTCGCCTCGGTCATTTAAGACTCTAGCAAAAGCATTAGGACGGTAGCATTCCCAGTGAATGCGCTCATTCCAATCATGGAAAGGCGAGGCACTAGGTTGACGTTCAATGGCATCTAAATAAGGATTTTCCCGTGGTGGCTGGTAAAAATGACCATGCACCGTCACATATACACCTGTAGCTTTGCTCAGGCGATCGCTGTGGTGAGTATCTTTAGCAGGGTAATTGGATGTTGATGTTGAGCCAGAAATAGCTGGCCGTTCAGCAGCAGAAGTCATGTATATTTATCCAAAAAAAACTTACACTTATGCCGGAAACATTTGATTCAAACCTTTCTACACAAGCTTGAAAGCAAAATCCGGTATA from Nostoc sp. UHCC 0870 includes these protein-coding regions:
- a CDS encoding DUF3536 domain-containing protein, whose product is MTSAAERPAISGSTSTSNYPAKDTHHSDRLSKATGVYVTVHGHFYQPPRENPYLDAIERQPSASPFHDWNERIHWECYRPNAFARVLNDRGEVTGIVNNYEYMSFNIGPTLMSWLERHDMEVYQRILEADAKSCQRLHGHGNAIAQVYNHIIMPLANEQDKYTQIRWGKADFRSRFGRDPEGMWLAETAVDYATLEALVTEGIRFIVLAPSQALRCRPFPSEDDPQPEWHEVGGSQIDSTRPYRCYLRGDRGKGNLNDQLPIPTAQCPYIDIFFYDGPISRDMGFSDVVYNSHHFAGRIGSAVRGDHRQSQLISVATDGETFGHHKKGTEKTIAYAFIEEFPKNDWTVTNFAHYLSLNSPRWEVELKSVTAWSCAHGVDRWQDDCGCGGEGGIWHQKWRRPLRNALNWLRDQLIAVYEESGKQLFRDPWLARDEYINVIRDRSASNVSRFLARHQTHKLTAAEQVDALRLLEMQRHALFMFTSCGWFFEELSRPEGTQILRYASRALELAGDVAGVQLEKGFLKRLGLAPSNVDTFRHGGEVYRQLVQTAQISFKQVAAHYAITSIFNGQGSSPGNHQKHVYCYTVNEIDYQLQRMGSLTLAVGHLKLVSDITWESENLVFAVLHLGGWDFHCCIQIFTGRRDYSQLKDKLFSALQQASAAQTILVMTQVFSGEAYNLQNLFAEERHRIMRLLSQETLTRLDQLYTQAYRDNYGVLVAFHRDELAVPQELQVAAEIALGYRCMTTLRSLEQDITEPTLVWNHIVELEAIATEAKHLRCHLNIPEGKQILEQLISRLLWRLLYDSNGSFATDIQCLERLIDVAYQLNIGISLHQSQELYFSCLHSQVIPLCLTSQDDPNQCLNLLKLGQKLMVDVSKVSTQLGS